GCAAGCACAAGTAGTTAGAGAAATTAATGAAAAATGGGGAAACGAAGTTGTGCTTTCTGGCCCTATGCTGAAAGTTCCTTACAAAACCTACAAAGAAGAACGCGTGTTTATTGAGCAAACAAAAACCTATCAGACCATCACAGAAACCATCGTAAAATACGCGTATATGTTACCCGAAACGTTAAACATAAACGCCGCGGCAAATAGCAAAGAAGAGCCACTTAAGCGGGGCATTTATGAATCTGTGGTCTACACTGCCGACATGGATATTACGGGTACTTTTACCGCGATTAATTTAACTGATCAAAACATCGCAGACGACGCTATTTTATGGGACAAAATTTCGGTGGTTCTTATGACTTCAAACCTTAAAGGAATTAGAAATACCATGGAAATTTCTATAGGCAGCGATCATTTAGAACTCGCCCCTAAGTTTTCTAACAATTATCTAAACACACTAGAAAGTAAGGCAATTTCCGAAGCAACGGCAAAAACAGATCAGCCCATTTCCTTTTCTAGCAGCATGAAAGTTAATGGTAGCGAATATTTACAGTTTATCCCGGTAGGGAAAGAAACCAAAGTTAACATGACCTCTAATTGGCCATCGCCAAGTTTTAATGGACGATACTTGCCAGTAGATGGATCACGAGAGATTACAGAAAACGGATTTAAAGCAGCCTGGGAGGTATTTCAAATTAACCGCCAGTTTGAACAGGTGTTTTTAAATACTATTCCAGACTTAAAAAGTTTTGCCTTTGGTACCAATCTTATTATACCCATAGACGAATATCAAAAAAGTGAGCGCACCGCCAAGTATGGCTTTATGGTAATAGGTCTTACGTTGCTTGTTTTCTTGCTTATTCAACTCGTTAGCAAACTTTATATTCATCCATTTCAATACGTAATGATTGGTTTGGCCTTGGTCATGTTTTATACCTTACTCATCTCTATTAGCGAGCATAGTAGCTTTTTAAAAGCCTATGCCATAGCAGCGGTATCGGTACTCGCCCTTGTTACAATATACTCAAGAGCGATATTAAAAGGGTTCAAATTTCCGTTGTTAGTATGTCTTTCTTTAGCATCGTTGTACGGATTTATTTATGTTATTATCCAGCTTGAAAATTATGCTTTGTTAGTTGGCAGCATTGGTCTTTTTGCAATTCTTGCTATAATTATGTTCGCTTCGCGGAAAATTGACTGGGGGAACGGAAACGAATGAAACAAGAAATTAAATTGTCAGGCTGGATTCAGTTAAAATAACTGTTCAACTGAAATAAGCCTGACAATACTACGCACAACTACTAAATGACTAAAACAATGAAACGCACCTTAACCTTTTTCATCTTACTGCTAGTAACCGAAGTAGCCATTGCTATTTTTCACTTCCACAAATTCATTAGAGGCTTTGTGGGAGATGTACTGGTCATTCCGTTGTTGTACTATTTCTTACGAATTTTTATAAAATGGCGAACAGTGTACCTTTTAGGAGCTGTTTTAGCCATTGCTTTAGGTATTGAACTACTACAATACTCAGGGCTATTTCAACACTTAAACATACAATCACCACTACTTAAAATAGTGCTGGGCACCACCTTCGACTGGAAAGACATTTTGGCTTATGGAGTAGGTGGTGTTCTCACACTATTATTAGAAAAAAATCAAGCTTATGGAAAAGATTAAAAACTTTATAAACACACACTTTTACACCCTGTTTCCACTTATTGCGATAACGGTGGTAAGTCTATTTGCATTAATGATTCGGCTTAAAATTACACACTCATTTTTCTTTTTATTTCTAGTGTGGAATCTCTTTCTAGCTGTCATTCCCTTTGTACTATCTTTTATACTTCTTCAGTATCGAAACGCTTCAAAAATAGCAGTGAGCATTGTTTTTATAGTTTGGCTATTGTTTCTTCCAAATGCGCCCTACATACTTACAGACCTTATTCACTTACAACATAGTAAAGCCACATTACTAGGTTTTGACGCCCTGCTAATAGGCTTATTTGCCATTGGTGGCATGCTTTGTTATTTGCAATCTATGTTTCAAATGGAAGCCATAGCAACTCGCTTTCTTGCTAGAAAGTATAGAAAATGGATGTTACTTGCAATTCCCTTTTTAACAGGATTTGGTATTTATCTAGGACGTTTTTTACGCTTTAACTCATGGGACATACTTCAAGACCCAATCTCACTAGTTGTAGAAGTCACACAAATTATAATTAAACCAAGCCAACATATGGGAGCGTGGATCGTAACTATAGGATTTGGATGTTTTTTATGGGTTGGGTATGTATTTTACAAAAAGATAAGTCTCAGAAAAAATGTACTACGGAGTCATTAATTCCAAATTTTTTAAAAAATTATTTTAGGGTTCACCATCATTTACGGTATCTTTCAAAAAAAAAGTAAATTCATGGTGTTTCAGCAGTATTTTCTGGCAATTTTATTCATTACAACTTCAATTTCGAGCTTCGGACAAACACGGCAAACAGCAGATTTTGGCAATCCAACAAGTTTAGAGCTTACTATGACCTCTTATCCCAATGATAGTGAAGCTGCGGGTGTTGTGTTGTTTGAGAAAGGAAAAACCTATGTAAAATTGGTTGGTAATTATGTGCGATTGATAAAAGAAGTACATAGAAAAACAAAAGTGTTAGATGCCAAAAACTTTACAGCTGCGAGTGTTGGTATTCCATACTATATTGGAAGTACAAGTAAAGAAAAAGTCACTAATGTGGAAGCCATTACGCACAATAAGGGCGTAAAAAAATATGTAGCAAAAGATGCCTATTTCACAACAAATGAAGTTAACCAATGGAACCTTAAACGGTTTACATTTCCTGATGTGCAAGATGGTAGTGTCTTAGAATACCGCTACACCATAGAATCACCCTTTTTTGGATACTTAGACGGTTGGGATTTTCAGAGTACCATGCCAAAAGTATACACAGAATTTGTTTCGGAAATACCAGGAAACTATAATTATAGAAGGTCTTTAGTAGGAACGCTGAAACTTGAAGTAAACGAAGTTTCATTAAAAGAAGACTGCTTTTTTATACCTAGTTATGAAGTAAACGCAGATTGTGAAGTAGCTGTTTATGCAATGAAAGATGTACCTGCCTTTAAGAAGGAATCTTACATGCTTTCTGAAAAAAACTACATGGCACGTGTGGGATACGAGTTAAAAGAATACTACGACTTTAAAGGTAACAAAACCGAAGTTAGCAAAGAGTGGAAGGATGTTGACAAAGAGTTTAGAACCGACAAAGATTTAGGTCGTCAATTGGGATCTAAAAATTTCTTTGAAAATAAGTTGCCGCCAGCCCTACTTTCTGAAGCCGATCCTTTAGCAAAAGCCAAGGGTATTTTCTACTTTATACAACAGCATTTTAACTACAATGGCAAACAGCGAATTTTATCAGACATACGTGTGAAAGAAGCCTTTGAGGAAAAAGTGGGCAATAGTAGCGAAATAAATTTATCGCTTGTAAATGCGTTAAATGTAGCCAACTTAGATGCCAAAGTAGCCCTTATCGCTACTAGAAGTCATGCGTTACCCACCAAGCTATACCCGGTGCTTACCGATTTTAATTATGCTATAGTATATCTAAAAATTGGAGATAAGGAATACCTATTAGATGCCACCAGCAAATATATACCCTTCGGCTTTTTGCCTTCAGAAGCTTTAAATCACCAAGCCCGAGTGTTAGATTTAAAAGAGGGTAGTTTTTGGGTAGATATTGTTCCTGAGAAGAAGAATGTAGAATACATTAATGCGCAGCTAGAATTAACAGAAGAAAATACTATTACTGGTAAAGTTGCAGAAACCTATGTTGGATATCCATCGGTTGTAGAACGCATAGCAATTGCTTCTTATGGCAGTAATGAATTTAAAAATGAAAAGCAAAAATATATTGAAGATGCGACTATCTCATCACTTAACATTGAGCACTTAAATAATCTTTCAGAAAACTTAAAGGAGACCTATACTATTGAAATAAGTCCAGAACTCGCAGGTGGAAAGTGGTATGTCTCACCTTTCTTTCTAACTAATTTTTATAATGAAAATCCGTTTAAGCTCACAGACCGTACCTACCCAGTAGATTTCGGGTATCCTGTATCGCAGACTTTTTTAATGAGCCTCGACTTAAAAGGCAAATACAATGTTGTAGAGACTCCCCAAAACACTATTGTTAAGCTTCCTAACGGTGCTGGCGAATGTAGTGTAGTCTACGGCAATACTGGCGATAAAATCACGGTTCGATTTAGTTTTAAACTCAACCAATATTATTTTACACCAGAAAAATATAAAAGTTTGCAAGACTTTTTTGACACGGTAGTAACTATGTTAAATAAGGAAGTGATGGTATTAGAAAAAATTTAATTGTTTCCAGCTACATAATCTTCTAAGTATGCATATCGCTCTGTTAACTTGCCATCAGAAGTAGTCATTCTAGCACGTTTTAGAATACCACGTTCATCGCCGTTAAAAAAGGCAGGAAGCACATGCTCCAAAAACATTTCTCCAAAACCTTCGCTGGCGTCTTTTGGCAATTCGCAAGGTAGGTTATCTACCGCCATCATTGTAATGGCTCCAGAAGCATCCATTGCAACCTCTTGCTCAGTTTGCGGGTCATAGCCATAAAATGGGTTGGCTATAGTGCTTGGGCGAATGGTACTGGCTACAGGACCGTCTATATCGCACGAGATATCTGCAACTAAATTTATTCTGAAATTTGCTTTCTTGGCATCTTCTCGAGTAAAAAGATAAGGAGCTCCGTCTCCATAAAAGTGCCCTGCGATAAAATAATCTGTTTGCGCTGCATAAGGCATAAAGTTGCTTTCGTACCCAGATGGATCTTTATAAAATGCATACTTATCGCCTACCTTTCCATCTTTTCGTTTGTTGTATTCCATTACGTCTGCCATACAATAGACGGGCTCTGTAAATTCTGAGGTAAGGTACAAGGCATCGCTTACCTGTTTAATTTGTAAATAATCTAGAATTTCTTTGGCTCCTTTGGCAACTTTACCTGTTCCTGTAAGTAGAATTTTAATTGCTGGCAACGTGATTTTATCCAATTCGGCTTTAACAGCATCTAGGTCTGCTAGATTTTCAACCTTTGGAAGTTGAAATAAACCATCTCTAATGCCTAAAGCTCTAAAGCCATTATACGCCCCTACCAATCCAGCATAACGACCAAAACCAATGAGTCGCGCACCACTTTGTTTGACAATAGTTTCATGATCATACATTTCTATATTCTTTTCTAACATTGCCACTAACAGTTTTCGATTATACGGTTGCTTTTTAATGGTATGGCTGAAATAGAAATACTTTTTATTTGGTATTAATGCTTCTACTGGCACTTCTTTCACCCCTAGCATTACGTCTGCTTTTGAAACATCCTGCACTACATCAAACCCCGCATCTGTATATGCTTTATCTGGAAAGACACGCACATCGCTTGCTTCTACTATAAATCGCGCATCAGGAAATTTTTTAGCTGCTTCTTTTAAATCTGAAGGTGAAAAAAACGACACGACGATCTGGCGGATTCTTACGTTCTTTAATGATAGCGAAGGTGGTAGACATTTGGTATACTTTTTGAAATGTTAAACTGGGGTACGAAGATACTATTAATCTTGTATCTTTGCCAATCGCGTGAGGGATTGAATACGCTACCGTGTAGCGATGAAAGCCCGACTCGCCGCGGCGAGTCACGCCCAAAGAATTATTGGTATTATTTTAATAAATCTTTGAAATTTGTTTTTTGAAATGTTGGATTTTTTTCAACTATGGGGCCGACTGGTTTTGACAGCGGGTTTTGTGGTATGGTAAGCATGTAGAGCGCTGGGAAACAGCTCTTAAATCTCATTTTTCACACTTTTTAAACGGCGAGAATAACTACGCCCTAGCTGCATAATCTGAATTATAGTAAGATTACGCCTCGGCCTACAAGGTAGGCAAGCAGGAAGTCACTCAAACACCTTGGTTTACGGTTTTTGATATAGTGACTTCGTAAAAGTAAACCTATTGGGAATAGTGCCTTGATATTCCTGAGACATCTAAGTGAGGATAAGGAGTGCGTTGGTAGTTTTTGACCGGCAATCTCTCGAAAATTGAAACAGAAACTAAACATGTAGAAAGCTGTAACGCAGCACGTTTGGACGAGGGTTCGAATCCCTCCGGCTCCACGACACTCAAAAAGCCATCCGCCGCCACGGATGGTTTTGTGTTTTATGAAAACGCGGAGCTTGCTCAAAGCGTTGAAATAAAATGACAAAGCAAGAGCGCTGCTCATGGCTTTTTATTTGCAACATTGGTTAGGTGGGAACTTAAATCCCTCCGGCTCCACTAAACTTTCACAACTGGGTTGTGCATGTAAAAACATGAGCTCAACAAGCATTATTGCTAGATTGGGCTTTGTTGTTTCTATAAACCAGGATTGCAAGCAATGACAGTTCTATTTGGAAATTGGTATAAATGGAATCAGGTTGTATAATCTATGCGAGCTATCTGCCATGACTCTGGAGGGAAGGTGCTAAGGCAACAAAAAAAATTGAGGCCATACTAAGGGATTAGTAGAAGCTAGTTTTCTAGCTGAAATTTTTACTGAAATTTCCACCATTCTGTATAATTAGACACAGAATCCTTTATCTTAATTTCTTGTCCAATTTGTGGAGTTATTACTTCTAGCTGTAATTCTTTTGCCTTAGCTTTTACTCGTGTTATGGGGTCTGTCCATTCGTGCAACGCCAGTTTAAAACCTGCCCAATGAATAGGCATTATTTTATCTGCTCTTAAATCTAATCCCGCAAGAGCAGTTTCTTCTGGCATCATATGTATATCTGCCCACTTTTCGTTGTATTGTCCACATTCCATCAGAGCAAGGTTAAAGGGACCATACTTCTGCCCTATTTCAGTAAAATGCGCTGCATATCCACTGTCGCCACTAAAATATAGGTTTTCATTTTCAGATTGGATTACCCAAGAACTCCATAAGGTACTTTGACCATTATTCAATTTGCGTCCAGAAAAATGTTGTGCTGGCGTGCACACCAGTTTTAATGAATCTATTTGTGTTTCCTGCCACCAATCCATTTCAGTAATATTTTCAGAAGACACTCCCCATGATTCTAAGTGTACGCCAACCCCAAGAGGGACATAAAAATGTTTTGTTTTATCCTTAATTTTAAGTACTGACTCATGGTCAAGGTGATCGTAATGATCATGAGAAAAAATAACGGCATCTATCTGGGGTAACTTCTCAACTTCTAATGGGAATTTTTCATTAAAACGGCTACTTCCCAACCAAGGATGTGGCGCAGCTACTTTTCCTAACATTGGATCAAGCAACAAATTTTTTCCATCTATTTGCAACAAAAATGCCGAATGTCCGTACCATATGAGTCGGGCGTCTCCCTTATAATTAGCCACCGCTAGAGAATCTACTTTACTTACATCTAAATCTCTTTTAGGCCGACCATTAGGCACTTTTGCCGTAAAGAAGGAATAGACAACGCTCATTGTTTCTGAAAAGTTCATTTCTTTAGGAACTCTAGGGTTTACGTTCGTAAATTTACCATCTTTGAATTGTTTAGAGTTCTGATATGAAATTTGACGAGGTTTTGAAACGTCACCCCCAAAGCTTGGGTAGTAATTGGTAAATGCAAGATAACTTAGCACAAGTACTCCTATTATAATTAGCGTAATAATCATTGTCTTTTTTAATACTTTTTTAAGATGGTTCATTAACTTTTCAATTTTGTGGTTTCAGGTAGTTCTTTCCATTAACAAAATAAACAAACACCTCAATTTTGCCCACGTTTAGTGCTTTTGTCAAAATTTGCACCGTTATAATTCGCTTTTAAATTCATGTACCATTTCCAAAGTGGATTTATGTGGTCTTCCTGTTACTTTTTCATAGTCAGACGGAACATCGTTTGCACCTTCTCGAATACCCTCATAAATACCTGCGATGACCGTTCCAAAAAAATCCCCCAACGCTGCTTTCCTCTCGGCGGCATATGCTGGAACAGAAACTGAATTATAAACAAGGTTTGTGTTATAAACTTGGTTTATCGTAGCTGCAAGTTGGTTTTGAGTAATAGGTTCTCCAACAAGATTATATATATTCCCATTGTGTCCTTCTTCGATTAGCATTTTGGCATAAGCAATACCCAACTCTACTCTACTGGTATAGGCACACTTTCCTTCAGCAGCACAGTTAACAATTCCACCCTCCTGCACATAGGTCTTGATGTACTCTAAATCTGGTTCAATATAAATTCCGTTTCTGCCAATGGCCCATTGAAGTCCAGAATTTTGAATATCCTTTTCTGTTTGTCGGTTACTTTTTACAACAGGACTAAATG
This Rasiella rasia DNA region includes the following protein-coding sequences:
- a CDS encoding DUF3857 domain-containing protein is translated as MVFQQYFLAILFITTSISSFGQTRQTADFGNPTSLELTMTSYPNDSEAAGVVLFEKGKTYVKLVGNYVRLIKEVHRKTKVLDAKNFTAASVGIPYYIGSTSKEKVTNVEAITHNKGVKKYVAKDAYFTTNEVNQWNLKRFTFPDVQDGSVLEYRYTIESPFFGYLDGWDFQSTMPKVYTEFVSEIPGNYNYRRSLVGTLKLEVNEVSLKEDCFFIPSYEVNADCEVAVYAMKDVPAFKKESYMLSEKNYMARVGYELKEYYDFKGNKTEVSKEWKDVDKEFRTDKDLGRQLGSKNFFENKLPPALLSEADPLAKAKGIFYFIQQHFNYNGKQRILSDIRVKEAFEEKVGNSSEINLSLVNALNVANLDAKVALIATRSHALPTKLYPVLTDFNYAIVYLKIGDKEYLLDATSKYIPFGFLPSEALNHQARVLDLKEGSFWVDIVPEKKNVEYINAQLELTEENTITGKVAETYVGYPSVVERIAIASYGSNEFKNEKQKYIEDATISSLNIEHLNNLSENLKETYTIEISPELAGGKWYVSPFFLTNFYNENPFKLTDRTYPVDFGYPVSQTFLMSLDLKGKYNVVETPQNTIVKLPNGAGECSVVYGNTGDKITVRFSFKLNQYYFTPEKYKSLQDFFDTVVTMLNKEVMVLEKI
- a CDS encoding NAD(P)H-binding protein, with the translated sequence MKIAVTSASGKLGASIVKHLIDEIGSDHVIGIARTPKKAQYLGVEVRKGDYNNKAEFDVALQGIDTVLLISGMDDPQKRIQQHRNVIEAAIGNRLKKIVYTSIVGEEEKNAFSPVVKSNRQTEKDIQNSGLQWAIGRNGIYIEPDLEYIKTYVQEGGIVNCAAEGKCAYTSRVELGIAYAKMLIEEGHNGNIYNLVGEPITQNQLAATINQVYNTNLVYNSVSVPAYAAERKAALGDFFGTVIAGIYEGIREGANDVPSDYEKVTGRPHKSTLEMVHEFKSEL
- a CDS encoding DUF1361 domain-containing protein, encoding MEKIKNFINTHFYTLFPLIAITVVSLFALMIRLKITHSFFFLFLVWNLFLAVIPFVLSFILLQYRNASKIAVSIVFIVWLLFLPNAPYILTDLIHLQHSKATLLGFDALLIGLFAIGGMLCYLQSMFQMEAIATRFLARKYRKWMLLAIPFLTGFGIYLGRFLRFNSWDILQDPISLVVEVTQIIIKPSQHMGAWIVTIGFGCFLWVGYVFYKKISLRKNVLRSH
- the creD gene encoding cell envelope integrity protein CreD, coding for MEQKKNRFGNWLRNSITARMLVVGFLLLVLLIPLEFVQSLIYERSLRQAQVVREINEKWGNEVVLSGPMLKVPYKTYKEERVFIEQTKTYQTITETIVKYAYMLPETLNINAAANSKEEPLKRGIYESVVYTADMDITGTFTAINLTDQNIADDAILWDKISVVLMTSNLKGIRNTMEISIGSDHLELAPKFSNNYLNTLESKAISEATAKTDQPISFSSSMKVNGSEYLQFIPVGKETKVNMTSNWPSPSFNGRYLPVDGSREITENGFKAAWEVFQINRQFEQVFLNTIPDLKSFAFGTNLIIPIDEYQKSERTAKYGFMVIGLTLLVFLLIQLVSKLYIHPFQYVMIGLALVMFYTLLISISEHSSFLKAYAIAAVSVLALVTIYSRAILKGFKFPLLVCLSLASLYGFIYVIIQLENYALLVGSIGLFAILAIIMFASRKIDWGNGNE
- a CDS encoding MBL fold metallo-hydrolase yields the protein MNHLKKVLKKTMIITLIIIGVLVLSYLAFTNYYPSFGGDVSKPRQISYQNSKQFKDGKFTNVNPRVPKEMNFSETMSVVYSFFTAKVPNGRPKRDLDVSKVDSLAVANYKGDARLIWYGHSAFLLQIDGKNLLLDPMLGKVAAPHPWLGSSRFNEKFPLEVEKLPQIDAVIFSHDHYDHLDHESVLKIKDKTKHFYVPLGVGVHLESWGVSSENITEMDWWQETQIDSLKLVCTPAQHFSGRKLNNGQSTLWSSWVIQSENENLYFSGDSGYAAHFTEIGQKYGPFNLALMECGQYNEKWADIHMMPEETALAGLDLRADKIMPIHWAGFKLALHEWTDPITRVKAKAKELQLEVITPQIGQEIKIKDSVSNYTEWWKFQ
- a CDS encoding ribosomal maturation YjgA family protein; translated protein: MKRTLTFFILLLVTEVAIAIFHFHKFIRGFVGDVLVIPLLYYFLRIFIKWRTVYLLGAVLAIALGIELLQYSGLFQHLNIQSPLLKIVLGTTFDWKDILAYGVGGVLTLLLEKNQAYGKD